The following proteins are co-located in the Mauremys reevesii isolate NIE-2019 linkage group 23, ASM1616193v1, whole genome shotgun sequence genome:
- the MARCKSL1 gene encoding MARCKS-related protein isoform X1, whose translation MGSQGSKAAKGDVVAQKSADAAAVSPSKSNGQENGHVKINGDVSPKADGEAPPLNGNGSAEPVKDEAKAESLSGDAIEPAPAAEGGEAKPDGAAACKETPKKKKKFSFKKPFKLSGISFRKNKKEAGDSAVSSPTDDQAKAEAKGEENPTCSANETEQTSITQEGKVEEKAAAVDSSPPAAEGQQEAQPKREDAEAGEAKEKEEQEQQLGESQEATAKPEESSTPVEPEASTTPAATEQKEE comes from the exons ATGGGCAGCCAGGGCTCCAAGGCGGCCAAAGGAGACGTGGTGGCTCAGAAATCGGCCGATGCTGCTGCGGTGTCTCCCTCCAAATCAAACGGCCAG GAGAATGGCCACGTAAAGATAAATGGGGATGTCTCACCAAAGGCTGATGGAGAAGCCCCACCACTGAATGGCAATGGATCTGCTGAGCCAGTCAAAGATGAGGCCAAGGCAGAATCTCTCAGTGGAGATGCCATTgagccagccccagctgctgaaGGTGGGGAGGCCAAGCCTGATGGTGCTGCAGCCTGCAAGGAGACcccaaagaagaagaaaaagttcTCTTTCAAGAAGCCCTTCAAACTGAGTGGGATCTCCTTCAGGAAGAACAAGAAAGAGGCTGGGGATTCTGCTGTGTCCTCTCCCACAGATGACCAGGCCAAAGCAGAAGCCAAAGGAGAGGAGAACCCTACTTGCTCTGCCAATGAAACTGAGCAGACCAGTATAACACAGGAAGGGAAAGTGGAGGAGAAAGCTGCTGCAGTGGACAGCAGTCCTCCTGCTGCtgaggggcagcaggaagcccagCCTAAAAGGGAAGATGCAGAAGCAGGGGAAGCCAAGGAGAAAGAGgaacaggagcagcagctgggggaaAGCCAGGAGGCTACAGCTAAGCCAGAGGAGTCCTCAACACCTGTGGAGCCTGAGGCCAGTACAACACCTGCAGCAACTGAGCAGAAGGAAGAGTAG
- the MARCKSL1 gene encoding MARCKS-related protein isoform X2, with translation MAAFQGEPRRAPAGGPGRREENGHVKINGDVSPKADGEAPPLNGNGSAEPVKDEAKAESLSGDAIEPAPAAEGGEAKPDGAAACKETPKKKKKFSFKKPFKLSGISFRKNKKEAGDSAVSSPTDDQAKAEAKGEENPTCSANETEQTSITQEGKVEEKAAAVDSSPPAAEGQQEAQPKREDAEAGEAKEKEEQEQQLGESQEATAKPEESSTPVEPEASTTPAATEQKEE, from the exons ATGGCCGCGTTCCAGGGCGAACCCCGGCGAGCTCCCGCGGGCGGACCCGGGCGGCGCGAG GAGAATGGCCACGTAAAGATAAATGGGGATGTCTCACCAAAGGCTGATGGAGAAGCCCCACCACTGAATGGCAATGGATCTGCTGAGCCAGTCAAAGATGAGGCCAAGGCAGAATCTCTCAGTGGAGATGCCATTgagccagccccagctgctgaaGGTGGGGAGGCCAAGCCTGATGGTGCTGCAGCCTGCAAGGAGACcccaaagaagaagaaaaagttcTCTTTCAAGAAGCCCTTCAAACTGAGTGGGATCTCCTTCAGGAAGAACAAGAAAGAGGCTGGGGATTCTGCTGTGTCCTCTCCCACAGATGACCAGGCCAAAGCAGAAGCCAAAGGAGAGGAGAACCCTACTTGCTCTGCCAATGAAACTGAGCAGACCAGTATAACACAGGAAGGGAAAGTGGAGGAGAAAGCTGCTGCAGTGGACAGCAGTCCTCCTGCTGCtgaggggcagcaggaagcccagCCTAAAAGGGAAGATGCAGAAGCAGGGGAAGCCAAGGAGAAAGAGgaacaggagcagcagctgggggaaAGCCAGGAGGCTACAGCTAAGCCAGAGGAGTCCTCAACACCTGTGGAGCCTGAGGCCAGTACAACACCTGCAGCAACTGAGCAGAAGGAAGAGTAG